From the genome of Pseudomonas sp. gcc21, one region includes:
- a CDS encoding response regulator translates to MKQLERILHIEDDVSIQEIARVALEVLGGFTVQTCASGSAGLAVVEQFRPDLILLDVMMPEMDGPETLRQLEQMQVLESCPLVFMTAKMQPDEIDEYKRLGAADVIVKPFDPMALSNQLRQIWEAWHGQD, encoded by the coding sequence ATGAAACAGCTTGAACGTATCCTGCATATCGAAGACGACGTATCAATTCAGGAAATTGCTCGGGTCGCGCTGGAAGTGCTCGGTGGCTTTACCGTGCAGACCTGCGCTTCCGGTTCCGCTGGGCTGGCCGTCGTGGAGCAATTCCGGCCGGATCTGATCCTGCTGGACGTTATGATGCCTGAGATGGACGGGCCGGAAACGCTGCGCCAACTTGAACAGATGCAGGTGCTCGAGAGCTGTCCGCTGGTGTTCATGACCGCCAAGATGCAGCCCGACGAGATTGACGAATACAAGCGCCTGGGCGCCGCCGACGTTATTGTCAAACCGTTCGACCCCATGGCGTTGTCGAACCAGTTACGACAGATCTGGGAGGCTTGGCATGGACAAGACTGA